A part of Diprion similis isolate iyDipSimi1 chromosome 12, iyDipSimi1.1, whole genome shotgun sequence genomic DNA contains:
- the LOC124413264 gene encoding uncharacterized protein LOC124413264 translates to MVEMTKNFSFDYEHSQHLIMNESCDWNLVPSAVEYIESLGSFGVGLIGVGSVLTVLTFYLIVDAVYNITLQNETVAYKTNCLIILSIYPIASLCSLLATAMPRAQLLSESLTQICLTVSLYRLFLLLIDLGHRSVSKPPPMLLKVGPCCCWPCLPFPNPEMNRINLTWLRLCVLQFTIVQGLTSCVILFLDAEGSLLARVYGAYLQPMALTSLLIGLYGLTVATKSLQDCSPDPSLPRRTMVCQMVLLFSKLQGFIVKSLPSAGVFPCHPPLTPEIYANLTYNFLMLIEMMMLAYAARKIYVKVEGRTEEAVIIETCVTKNILVPAEVRGNNELANVQHPVPITALTTSEDVHSRVP, encoded by the exons ATGGTCGAgatgactaaaaatttttcgtttgatTACGAGCACAGTCAACATCTCATCATGAACGAGTCCTGCGACTGGAATCTGGTGCCTAGTGCGGTGGAATATATTGAGA gtTTGGGATCGTTCGGGGTTGGTCTGATCGGCGTGGGTTCCGTGCTCACCGTCCTCACCTTCTACCTCATAGTAGACGCCGTTTACAACATCACATTGCAGAATGAGACGGTTGCTTACAAGACCAACTGTCTCATCATACTTTCCATCTACCCAATCGCCAGTCTCTGCAGTCTATTAGCCACAGCCATGCccag GGCCCAACTGCTGTCGGAGAGCCTGACTCAGATATGCCTGACGGTCTCCCTTTATCGGCTGTTTCTTCTCCTAATTGACTTGGGGCACAGAAGCGTCAGTAAACCGCCCCCCATGCTCCTCAAGGTTGGgccctgctgctgctggccTTGTCTACCCTTCCCCAACCCTGAAATGAACAGAATCAACCTTACGTGGCTTCGGCTGTGTGTTCTTCAGTTCACCATCGTTCAG GGCTTAACGAGCTGCGTTATCCTCTTCTTGGATGCGGAAGGATCTCTACTTGCACGAGTTTACGGAGCATACTTGCAGCCAATGGCTTTGACTAGTCTGCTTATTGGCCTCTACGGATTAACTGTGGCAACCAAAAGTTTGCAGGATTGCTCTCCAG ACCCATCCCTTCCTCGCAGGACAATGGTGTGTCAAATGGTTTTACTGTTTTCCAAACTCCAGGGATTCATCGTGAAAAGCCTCCCCAGCGCTGGGGTCTTTCCCTGCCACCCTCCGTTAACACCCGAAATTTATGCTAACC TAACCTACAACTTCCTGATGCTTATCGAGATGATGATGCTGGCCTACGCGGCTAGGAAGATATACGTGAAGGTGGAGGGTCGAACCGAGGAAGCGGTGATAATTGAAACCTGCGTGACTAAAAATATCCTGGTTCCGGCGGAAGTCAGGGGTAACAATGAACTGGCGAACGTACAACATCCGGTACCGATAACCGCACTCACTACATCCGAAGACGTTCACTCTCGCGTGCCCTAA